The DNA sequence CCGGCATCGGCAACCCGTACGCCTGGTCGGCCAGGGTGGCGAGGTAGGAGTCGGCGGCGGCCACCACCGAGGCGCGGATCCGGTCCCGCTCCTGCGGGGCGAGCCCGTTCGGCACGGTGGCCAGGTCGAGCCGGCCGAGCGCGGCGGTGGAGCCCCAGCCGAAGCCGGTCGCGTCGAAGACGTCCCGGGTGTGGTGCGGCGAGGCGGTGACGTCGTCGAGGTAGCTCTGCTCGCCGGTGGTCAGGTACATCTCGGCCGCCGCCCAGTAGAACTCGTCGCTGACGTCACCGTCGCTGTAGGCGCCGCCGCCGTTGCCGTCGGCCGGGTCGGCGAGCCGGTCCGGGTTGGCCTTGGCCGCCGCGTACGCCGTCGTCGCCGCCGTCCGGCACTGGTCGGCGAACGCGGTGTCGTACGGGGCGTACAGCCGGGCGCACTGGGCGGTGACGGCCGCCAGGTTCAGCGTGGCTGCGGTCGACGGCGGGTGCAGCTCCCGCAGCTCCGGGTCGTCCTCCGGCTGCAGCGGCAGGCCGGTCCAGTTCCGGTCGTGGATCTTGTGGTGCGCCATTCCGGCGAGCGGTTCACCGGCCGGCACCTGCATCCGCATCAGGAACTCCAGCTCCCAGCGGGCCTCGTCGAGGATGTCCGGCACGCCGTTGTCCCGTTCGGGCACCCGCAGGGTGCCGTCGCCCAGCCCGGCCCCGCCGTCGGCGCTGGGCGCGGTCTTGGTCCGCTCGAATGCGCTGAGCAGCTGGTAGGTGGCGATGCCGCCGTTGACCACGTACTTGCCGTGGTCGCCGGCGTCGTACCAGCCGCCGCGCACGTCGAGCCGGTAGTCGCAGACACCGGGCTGGCACGGTACGTCGATGTCGCCCTGGTTGGGGGCGACGCCGACGTGGCCGGCCGGGCGGGCGTACTCCTCGCCGACCAGGTCGCCGTCGATGGCGATGCCGCTGCGCTGGATGTAGAAGAACTGCAGCGCGTCGGAGCGCAGCTGCTGGTAGATGTCGCCGGAGATGGCGAACGGGTAGCTGGTCTCGCCGTCGGCGACCAGGGTGAACCCGGTGCCGGTGCCCCGGTACGCGGAGAAGTCGATGCTGTGCGTCTGCTCGCCGGAGGCACTGTCCAGCCCGCGTACGGTGCTGGTGCCGCTGGCCACGACGGCCCCGTCGGCGTCGTGCAGCTGCCAGTCGAGCGGCTCGGTGGCGTCGGTGACGACGGTGGCGTTCTTGGGTCCGCCGGGCAGGTAACCGACCTGGTTGACCCGCACCCGTGGGCCGGTGTCCGGCACGTACGGCGGCTCCTCCTCGCCGCCGCGCAGCGAGACGTCGTCCAGGCAGAAGGTGTACTCGTCGGCGTTGCCACCGACCTGGAAGGCGAACTGGGCCCGTTCGGTGTCCTCGCTGGCGACGAAGGTCGCCTCGACCCGCGACGGTTCGGCGGTCAGTGCCAGGTCGCGGCCGAAGTAGCCGGTGTACGGGTCGGCGCCGAGCTGGACAACCGCCCGTACGGCGGCGGCCGGTTCGGCGGACGCCGTGAAGCCGATGGTGTACTCCTCGCCGGCGATCAGCGGCAGGCCCTCCTGCAGGATGCCGGCGTCCCACGGATTGGCCAGCCCGGTCGGGACGGTGGCGCAGAGCTGTCCGTCGACCACCCCGGTGCTGCTGGTGCCGTAGCTGATCCAGCCGTCGGTGCCGTTGCTGAAGTCGCCGTTGGTGATCTGCTCCGGCCCGCCGGGCGGAGGGCCGGCGCTGTCGTCGCTGATCAGCGACACGTCGTCCAGGCACAGGGTGTAGTCGGCGGCACCGCCGCCGAGTTGGAAGGTGAGGGTGCCGTCGGGTGAGTCGAGGTTCGCGGTGAACTCGTAGGTGACCGTCTCGCCGTCCGGCCCGAGGTCCAGCTCGCGGCTGAGCACGGTGGTGTAGGGCTCCGCGTTGAGCTGGACGTTCGCCCGTACGGTCGCGGGGACGTCGCTGGCGGCTGTGAAGGCCAGGCGGTACGCGGCACCGTCGATGAGTTCGATGCCGTTGTGTCCGATGCTGGCGTCCCACGGGTTGGTGGTGCCGCCGGGCACGCTGGCGCATAGTTGACCGTCGGTGGCGGCCAGGGCGACGTTCTCGGTGCCCCACCAGGGGGCTGTTCCGTCGTCGAAGGTGCCGTTGACGATATGTTCGCGTTCCTCGGCGTACGCCGTCGTCACGGTCAGGGTGGTCAACGCCAGGACGCTGGCACTGGTGCCGGCGAGCAGCGCGACCGTCCGGCGTCGTCTGGATCGGGTCACGGGGTTCCTTCCGCGCGTGGGTCGGGCTGCCCGGGCCGGGGCGTCCGAGGACCGGACCTGACGTCGGTCCTCCCCGGGCCGCGCCGGAGGGCAGAATTGGGAGCGCTCCCATTGATCTGAGACGATGTTGCCAGGGCGTTACCGGGGTGTCAATCACGTCATGCGCGGCGGGCCGTGCGACCGGCGTCGGACGTCTGATTTGCGGCGTTTTTCAGCTTATGTCCGTCCTCTGACCGCAATTCTCCATGATCTTTAACATCTGCATGCTGATCTACTAGAGACATTTCGGCCCTGTTCCTGGCAGGCTGCCAGCCATGACCCTGAAGCTGCGTTCCGCGGCGGTGACCGACCGCGGCCTGATCCGGAGCGGGAACCAGGACGCCGTGCACGCCGGCGACTGGCTCGTCGCCGTCGCCGACGGCATGGGCGGGATGGCCGCCGGGGATCTGGCGAGCAAGATCGCGATCGAGGCGATCGCACCGCTCGATGCGGCCGTCGCGGACGATGAACTGGTACCGAGGCTGCAGGCGGCGGTCGAGACCGCCAGCGCCGGGATTCGTCAGGCGATAGCCGAGGATCCGGCGCGGGAGGGGATGGGAACGACACTGACCGCCCTGCTCTTCGCCAGGTCCGGCGCGGCGATCGCCCTGGCCCACATCGGCGACTCGCGGGCGTACCTGCTGCGGGGCGGCGCGCTGGAGCAGGTCACCCGGGACGACACGTTCGTGCAGATGCTGGTCGACGAGGGCGTCATCACTGCGGAGCAGGCCGCCAGCCATCCGCGTCGGGCGGTAGTCACCCAGGCGCTGCAAGGGGAGAACGTCAACCCCGCCTACCAGGTCTTCGAGCCGCAGACCGGCGACCGTTGGCTGCTGTGCAGCGACGGGCTGTCAAACGTGGTACGGGCGGAGAGCATCGCCGAGGTCCTGGCCACCTACGCGGACCCGCAGGCGGGCGCGCAGCGGCTGGTCGACCTGGCGATCCGGGCCGGTGGTCCGGACAACATCACCGTGGTCATCGGCGACATCACCGAGGTCACCGGCGACATCACCGGGTAACGGTCGCCGAGCCGCCGGCTGCGGCCGGCCCGGGAGGTCGGGGCCGGCCGCAGCCGGTGGGAAGCCTGCAGCGTGGGTCGCAACCGGCGGCCGGGCAACGCGGCCCGACCCACCGATCGGCCCGATCAGTACGTCGACTGCAACTGTCCGCGGAGCTTGGTCAGTGCCCTGGCGAGCAACCGCGACACGTGCATCTGGGACACGCCGATCTGATCGGCGATCTGCGACTGGGTCAGGTTGCCGTAGAAGCGCAGGGTGAGGATGCGCTGCTCGCGTTCGTCGAGGGTGGCCAGCGCCGGGCCGAGCGCGACCCGCAGCTCCGCCAGCTCGTACTCGCGGTCCTCGGCGCCGAGCATGTCGGCCAACTCGGTGGCGCGCTCGCCGTCGCCGGTCGGCGTGGACAGCGACACCGCGTTGTACGCGCGGGCACCTTCCAGGCCTTCGAGCACCTCCTCCTCGGTGATCCGCAGGTGTGCGGCGATGTCGGCGACCGTCGGCGACCGGCCCAGCGTCTGCAGCAGGGTGCTGTTCGCCTCCGAGATGCTCAGCCGTAGCTCCTGCAGCCGGCGGGGCACCCGGATGTCCCAGGTCCGGTCCCGGAAGTGCCGCTTCAGCTCACCGATGATCGTCGGGATCGCGTAGCCGGCGAAGTCGACGCCGCGCGCGGGGTCGAACTTGTCGATGGCCTTGATCAGGCCGACGGCCGCGGTCTGCGCGAGGTCGTCGGTCGGCTCACCCCGGCCGCTGTAACGCTGGGCGAGGTGCTGGGCCAGCGGGAGCCACGCCTCGATGGCCCGGTCGCGCAGTGCCTCCCGGGACGGGTGCCCGGTCGGCAGCGCCGCCATCGCGGCCAGCAGCTCGGTCGCGCTGTCCTCCGGCGCGGTCGTCCGCTGGTCCAGTGTGGCCGGCGTGGTCACCGCCCGGTCCACTGTCCTGGTCCGGTCCACTGTATTCAGTTCGGCTACTGTCGTCGGCTCGGTCACCGTGCGGTGTCCGGTCAGTGTCGCGGTCATGGTGGTCCTCCCTGCACCTCGTCCGCGGATATGGAAAGTGGTGCGTCTTGATGCGTCCGCTAGGGTCTTTCGGCCTCCAACACTAACCTGGTCGGTCAATCAAAAGCTAGCCGAAAGTACGATGTATTTATCGCCCATAATAGATGAAGTCGGACATTTTTCCGCCTGTGAGCACCGTTTCCAGCCGTCGGTTACCCCGTCCACGGTCAATGAAGCGTCACCAGCGCCTCATGATCGTCGACCGGTAGGTCGCCCGGGGCGACCGCGAAGACGGACATCCCGGTCAGCTCCGACACGCCGTCAAGGGTGGTCGCGAAGGCGACATCCGCCGCGTCCCGGCCGGTCGCGATCCGTACCATGCTGGGCCGGGGCGCCAGCCGGGTCGCGTCCCAGACGTACCACCGGTCACCGACGGCGGCCTCGGCGACCAGATGGAAGTCCATCGGAGCCAGGCCGGGTGCGTAGACCGCGACCACCCGCGCCGGGATGTCGACGGCCCGGCAGAGCGCCACCGTCAGATGCGCGTAGTCGCGGCAGACGCCCGCCCCGCTCAGCAACGTCTCGGCGGCGTCGGTGCCGGGCCCGCTCGCCCCGGCCGTGTACGAGGTCCGGCTGTGTACGTAGTCGCAGATCGCCCGGACGCCGTCCGCGTCGCTGCGGTAGCCGGCGAACCGTGCGGTCGCGAATCCCGCCATCCGGTCCGACGGGCAGTACCGGCTCGGCCGGGTGTAGGTGATGCGCTCCAGTTGACTGACCGCCGACCCGGCCGCCGCCGGGGCCGGGCGTGGCGGCATGGTCGCGCGGTACGAGATCGTGAGGTCTCCGACCGGTGCCCGGACCAGATGCTGACGGCCGCCGTCGGCCCAACTCCCGTCGATCTCCGTCACGGCAACGTCGTCGCCGTCCGCGGTACCCGCCACCAACCGGGGCGGCGGTGCCGGCCGGTACGCCGTGACCTGTAGTACCAGTGTGGCTGCCGCCTCGACGCGGTAGCTGAGCCGGCAGCCGATCTCTCCTGCCGCCGGGGTCGTCCTCTGGTCACCCATTGCCCATTGGTACCCGTCGGACGCAATCGTCGCACCGGCCGCCGAGGGCGACCCCCGTCACGTCCGGCAGATGGTTGAACCCTTGATCAGAGCGTACGCTGCAACCGGTGACCTGGTCGGGGTCGGTGACCACCACACACCCACCCCACCTACCGGCAGAGCCACGTGTACCGCAGTTTGGAATCGAGGACCCCGATGCCCGCCATCACCGTCGACGACGTACTCGTGCTGCCCCGGGTGCCGG is a window from the Solwaraspora sp. WMMD792 genome containing:
- a CDS encoding SigB/SigF/SigG family RNA polymerase sigma factor — translated: MAALPTGHPSREALRDRAIEAWLPLAQHLAQRYSGRGEPTDDLAQTAAVGLIKAIDKFDPARGVDFAGYAIPTIIGELKRHFRDRTWDIRVPRRLQELRLSISEANSTLLQTLGRSPTVADIAAHLRITEEEVLEGLEGARAYNAVSLSTPTGDGERATELADMLGAEDREYELAELRVALGPALATLDEREQRILTLRFYGNLTQSQIADQIGVSQMHVSRLLARALTKLRGQLQSTY
- a CDS encoding protein phosphatase 2C domain-containing protein, encoding MTLKLRSAAVTDRGLIRSGNQDAVHAGDWLVAVADGMGGMAAGDLASKIAIEAIAPLDAAVADDELVPRLQAAVETASAGIRQAIAEDPAREGMGTTLTALLFARSGAAIALAHIGDSRAYLLRGGALEQVTRDDTFVQMLVDEGVITAEQAASHPRRAVVTQALQGENVNPAYQVFEPQTGDRWLLCSDGLSNVVRAESIAEVLATYADPQAGAQRLVDLAIRAGGPDNITVVIGDITEVTGDITG
- a CDS encoding glycoside hydrolase family 9 protein, with product MTRSRRRRTVALLAGTSASVLALTTLTVTTAYAEEREHIVNGTFDDGTAPWWGTENVALAATDGQLCASVPGGTTNPWDASIGHNGIELIDGAAYRLAFTAASDVPATVRANVQLNAEPYTTVLSRELDLGPDGETVTYEFTANLDSPDGTLTFQLGGGAADYTLCLDDVSLISDDSAGPPPGGPEQITNGDFSNGTDGWISYGTSSTGVVDGQLCATVPTGLANPWDAGILQEGLPLIAGEEYTIGFTASAEPAAAVRAVVQLGADPYTGYFGRDLALTAEPSRVEATFVASEDTERAQFAFQVGGNADEYTFCLDDVSLRGGEEEPPYVPDTGPRVRVNQVGYLPGGPKNATVVTDATEPLDWQLHDADGAVVASGTSTVRGLDSASGEQTHSIDFSAYRGTGTGFTLVADGETSYPFAISGDIYQQLRSDALQFFYIQRSGIAIDGDLVGEEYARPAGHVGVAPNQGDIDVPCQPGVCDYRLDVRGGWYDAGDHGKYVVNGGIATYQLLSAFERTKTAPSADGGAGLGDGTLRVPERDNGVPDILDEARWELEFLMRMQVPAGEPLAGMAHHKIHDRNWTGLPLQPEDDPELRELHPPSTAATLNLAAVTAQCARLYAPYDTAFADQCRTAATTAYAAAKANPDRLADPADGNGGGAYSDGDVSDEFYWAAAEMYLTTGEQSYLDDVTASPHHTRDVFDATGFGWGSTAALGRLDLATVPNGLAPQERDRIRASVVAAADSYLATLADQAYGLPMPGNRGAYFWGANSNIINNAVVLATAYDMTGDSGYRDGAVQAMDYIFGRNALNHSYVTGWGSVYPRNQHSRIFGNQLDPDLPIPPAGSIAGGANAGLDDPFVRDLLEGCAPMFCYVDDIESYATNEVAINWNSALSWIASFLADQGDAVPAPAPLSCRAEYVNYGEWAGGGGFTAQVDITNTGDATVDGWTVRFAFTGDQRLREAWMAEVSQSGATVTARNETYNGQLEPGETAMFGLNATTAGGANPAPELITVNGVACS
- a CDS encoding transglutaminase family protein, yielding MGDQRTTPAAGEIGCRLSYRVEAAATLVLQVTAYRPAPPPRLVAGTADGDDVAVTEIDGSWADGGRQHLVRAPVGDLTISYRATMPPRPAPAAAGSAVSQLERITYTRPSRYCPSDRMAGFATARFAGYRSDADGVRAICDYVHSRTSYTAGASGPGTDAAETLLSGAGVCRDYAHLTVALCRAVDIPARVVAVYAPGLAPMDFHLVAEAAVGDRWYVWDATRLAPRPSMVRIATGRDAADVAFATTLDGVSELTGMSVFAVAPGDLPVDDHEALVTLH